One window of the Streptomyces asoensis genome contains the following:
- a CDS encoding ABC transporter permease, translating to MFGIYLKRELGRRKKAALVIALGLALGIALVITVNSVSAGMTQAQDKVLQSLYGLGTDMTVTKARTAPTANSSGGPRFEFDAKGEDDDDTEQSSDRVSTQGGQALKAALVTQVADQKGVAAAVGALTLNVTKVDGSFTQGKAQSSTSGSSGNGGQGGPGGGSGGGSTAAPQVQGGGASFDVNSYSVAGVDVTNQDLGPLASSKISSGVTFTSAQANAKVAVVSKSYAKENSYKVGSTLTISSTKYKIIGIATPDSSDSTTDVYLPLKQAQTLADAANQVTTIYVKATDSQQIDTVKATIQKNISGTTVTTSADLAETVSGSLSTASNLATSVGKWLSIAVLVAAFLVAALLTSSAVSRRVREFGTLKALGWPSRRVTRQVVGESMVNGLLGGALGIGLGLAAAYTVTAISPKLTAELGNTGGGGGGGMGGGPGGGGPGQQSASNTMEIALSAPVSVTTIALAVGLAVAGGLIAGAMGGWRASRMRPADALRSVS from the coding sequence ATGTTTGGCATCTATCTCAAGCGTGAACTGGGCCGGCGCAAGAAGGCCGCCCTGGTCATCGCACTGGGTCTGGCGCTCGGAATCGCGCTGGTCATCACCGTCAACTCGGTGTCGGCCGGCATGACACAGGCTCAGGACAAGGTCCTTCAGTCGCTCTACGGTCTCGGCACCGACATGACCGTCACCAAGGCCCGCACGGCGCCCACGGCCAACAGTTCCGGCGGCCCCAGATTCGAGTTCGACGCGAAGGGCGAGGACGACGACGACACCGAGCAGAGCTCGGACCGGGTGTCCACGCAGGGCGGCCAGGCCCTGAAGGCGGCGCTCGTCACGCAGGTCGCCGACCAGAAGGGCGTGGCGGCCGCGGTCGGCGCCCTCACCCTGAACGTCACCAAGGTCGACGGCTCCTTCACCCAGGGCAAGGCGCAGAGCTCCACCAGCGGAAGCAGCGGCAACGGCGGCCAGGGCGGTCCCGGCGGCGGCAGCGGCGGCGGGTCCACCGCTGCCCCGCAGGTGCAGGGCGGCGGCGCCTCCTTCGATGTCAACTCGTACTCCGTGGCCGGTGTCGACGTCACCAACCAGGACCTCGGCCCGCTGGCGAGCTCGAAGATCTCCTCGGGCGTGACGTTCACTTCGGCGCAGGCCAACGCCAAGGTCGCCGTCGTCAGCAAGTCGTACGCCAAGGAGAACTCGTACAAGGTCGGTTCGACGCTGACGATCTCCAGCACCAAGTACAAGATCATCGGTATCGCCACCCCCGACAGCAGCGACTCCACCACGGATGTCTACCTGCCGCTGAAGCAGGCGCAGACCCTCGCCGACGCGGCGAACCAGGTCACCACGATCTACGTCAAGGCGACCGACTCCCAGCAGATCGACACCGTCAAGGCGACGATCCAGAAGAACATCTCCGGCACGACCGTGACGACCTCCGCCGACCTCGCGGAGACCGTGTCCGGTTCCCTCTCCACCGCCTCCAACCTGGCGACCAGCGTCGGCAAGTGGCTGTCGATCGCCGTCCTCGTCGCCGCGTTCCTGGTGGCCGCGCTGCTCACCTCCTCGGCCGTGTCCCGCCGGGTGCGCGAGTTCGGCACCCTGAAGGCGCTCGGCTGGCCGAGCCGCCGGGTGACCCGGCAGGTCGTCGGCGAGTCCATGGTCAACGGTCTCCTCGGCGGCGCCCTCGGTATCGGCCTGGGACTGGCGGCCGCGTACACGGTGACCGCGATCAGCCCGAAGCTGACCGCCGAGCTCGGCAACACCGGCGGCGGTGGCGGTGGCGGCATGGGTGGCGGCCCCGGCGGCGGTGGCCCCGGTCAGCAGTCCGCGTCGAACACGATGGAGATCGCCCTCTCGGCCCCGGTCTCCGTCACCACGATCGCGCTCGCGGTGGGCCTGGCGGTCGCCGGCGGTCTGATCGCCGGCGCGATGGGCGGCTGGCGCGCCTCCCGGATGCGCCCGGCGGACGCCCTGCGCAGCGTCTCCTGA
- a CDS encoding ABC transporter ATP-binding protein: MYNLTGVTKRYTRGKETVEALRGIDLTIADGDQLVIQGPTGGGKSTLLQMIGGLDRPTEGSVELDGVDLARISEAKLTRLRAEKIGIIFQSFNLIPTLTAQENVETALVPLGVKPAERRERAAEALRSVGLGERLTHAPAELSGGQQQRVAIARALVKKPKVLLADEPTGNLDEGMRDEIMEVLEGLWHEYGLTFIMVTHDSSIARRAPRLATIKAGQLTLTEQAATRSW, translated from the coding sequence ATGTACAACCTCACCGGCGTCACCAAGCGCTACACGCGCGGCAAGGAGACGGTCGAGGCGCTGCGCGGCATCGACCTCACGATCGCGGACGGCGACCAGCTCGTCATCCAGGGCCCCACGGGCGGCGGCAAGTCGACGCTGCTCCAGATGATCGGCGGCCTCGACCGCCCGACCGAGGGCAGCGTCGAGCTGGACGGCGTCGACCTCGCGCGGATCAGCGAGGCGAAGCTGACCCGGCTGCGCGCCGAGAAGATCGGCATCATCTTCCAGTCGTTCAACCTCATCCCGACGCTGACCGCGCAGGAGAACGTCGAGACGGCGCTCGTCCCGCTCGGGGTGAAGCCCGCGGAGCGGCGCGAGCGCGCGGCGGAGGCCCTGCGCTCGGTCGGCCTGGGCGAGCGCCTCACGCACGCCCCGGCGGAACTCTCCGGCGGTCAGCAGCAGCGCGTGGCGATCGCCCGCGCGCTGGTCAAGAAGCCGAAGGTGCTGCTCGCCGACGAGCCCACCGGCAACCTCGACGAGGGCATGCGCGACGAGATCATGGAGGTGCTCGAAGGGCTGTGGCACGAGTACGGGCTGACCTTCATCATGGTCACCCACGACTCGTCGATCGCCCGCCGGGCCCCGCGCCTGGCCACCATCAAGGCGGGTCAGCTCACCCTGACGGAACAGGCGGCCACCCGCTCCTGGTGA
- a CDS encoding nuclear transport factor 2 family protein, translating into MAIQIDRLSDPAVRAFVAAVNAHDEKAFRSLLTPDATMADDGSDRDLAQWIDREIFSSHGHMDVTKESAGGRALIADYRNDTWGEMRTRWSFVVEDDGRISRFETGQA; encoded by the coding sequence ATGGCGATCCAGATCGACAGACTCAGCGACCCGGCCGTGCGGGCCTTCGTCGCCGCCGTCAACGCCCACGACGAGAAGGCGTTCCGCAGCCTGCTCACCCCCGACGCGACCATGGCGGACGACGGCTCCGACCGTGACCTCGCCCAGTGGATCGACCGGGAGATCTTCTCCTCCCACGGCCACATGGACGTCACCAAGGAGTCGGCCGGCGGGCGTGCCCTCATCGCCGACTACCGCAACGACACCTGGGGCGAGATGCGCACCAGGTGGAGCTTCGTGGTCGAGGACGACGGCCGGATCTCCCGCTTCGAGACCGGTCAGGCCTAG
- a CDS encoding DoxX family membrane protein — protein sequence MTCYDRRDLGLLLLRLGTGGVLAAHGAQKLFGWFGGHGLEGTGQFMESVGYAPGKASATAAGLAEAGGGTLLALGLATPAAGAAAAGAMAGASAVHVPNGFFAMSGGYEHAASLGLAAAGLAITGPGRLSLDHALGHTVDRGWMVPVALGTTAAVTAVVVGMRNKRLRRQEEGEQEALFEE from the coding sequence GTGACCTGTTACGACCGTCGTGATCTGGGACTGCTGCTGCTCCGGCTCGGCACCGGCGGAGTGCTGGCGGCCCACGGCGCGCAGAAGCTGTTCGGCTGGTTCGGCGGTCACGGTCTGGAGGGGACCGGCCAGTTCATGGAGTCCGTCGGCTACGCCCCCGGCAAGGCCAGTGCGACGGCGGCGGGCCTGGCGGAGGCCGGCGGCGGCACGCTGCTGGCCCTGGGCCTGGCCACCCCGGCGGCGGGTGCGGCGGCGGCCGGCGCGATGGCGGGCGCGTCCGCGGTGCACGTCCCCAACGGCTTCTTCGCGATGAGCGGCGGCTACGAGCACGCGGCCTCCCTGGGCCTGGCCGCCGCGGGCCTCGCCATCACCGGCCCGGGCCGCCTCTCCCTCGACCACGCCCTCGGCCACACGGTCGACCGCGGCTGGATGGTCCCGGTGGCGCTCGGCACGACGGCGGCGGTCACGGCGGTGGTCGTCGGCATGCGGAACAAGCGGCTGCGCAGGCAGGAGGAGGGGGAGCAGGAGGCGCTGTTCGAGGAGTGA
- a CDS encoding MazG-like family protein yields the protein MSTQPQPRPPRSAPTEPDAAGPTDLWAIVDALWTWLDANAAHGGREGLLLRVLKLSEEVGEVAQAVIGATGQNPRKGVSHTWEDVQGELCDVAITALVALRTLTPEAEAVFAGHLARVAERSSGSAGAGADVR from the coding sequence ATGAGCACCCAGCCCCAGCCCCGGCCCCCGCGGTCTGCACCCACCGAACCCGATGCCGCCGGCCCCACCGATCTCTGGGCCATCGTCGACGCCCTGTGGACCTGGCTGGACGCCAACGCGGCGCACGGCGGCCGTGAGGGCCTGCTGCTGCGTGTACTGAAGCTGTCGGAGGAGGTCGGCGAGGTCGCGCAGGCAGTCATCGGCGCGACCGGCCAGAACCCCCGCAAGGGCGTCAGCCACACGTGGGAGGACGTGCAGGGCGAACTGTGCGACGTGGCCATCACGGCACTGGTGGCGCTGCGGACCCTCACCCCGGAGGCGGAGGCGGTGTTCGCCGGGCATCTGGCGCGGGTGGCGGAGCGGTCGTCGGGTAGCGCGGGCGCCGGGGCCGACGTTCGCTGA
- a CDS encoding bifunctional serine/threonine-protein kinase/ABC transporter substrate-binding protein: MEALRSSDPARIAGHRLLGRLGAGGMGVVYLARTPGGALVALKVLLAEYAEEPDFRERFRREVEVARRVDSPWAVPLVDADPDAEAPWLTTAFVPAPSLGEAVAAYGPLAEHGVRLLGARLAEALGAVHGVGLVHRDLKPGNVLIAHDGPRLIDFGIARAPQDTALTATGLVVGTPGYLSPEQAQDGGDGIGPASDVFALGCVLAFATTGRAPFGSGPVDALLYRAVHDPADLDGVPPELLTVLERCLEKDPARRPDAGELVRELAADGAPRDAETAEWLPEPVTRLIAERSAAALALPDIEHTQVPSAASATSAPTDSGHAESGPADSVPAGSDPADADPAASDTHGTSASPEPQDARPAGRRRFLLLAGGALALAAGAGGTWWAVARDGDSGDDSPAAAASSGRPVHTVALHGDLSGPQRETGRAQERGLRLAVAEFNARGDAPFTVKVRAVDDGGDPAASARLAAELTDDPAVLAVVGPTTDATAQSALAKYDAGLLPVVCVSPGATALSIQGFRSFLHARLPDAVLPVYVSNYLRGTARSRKIGIVVDRPAGNYGTDLSTSLSNVLGNAQQPSVPEVVSAMRRDFGSAVDAVLSAGADSVFFAGLPDRGALIASTLRERAFQGARMSGPALLDGRFLTEAQEAAEGWVVVAPVIDATRKPEAKKFAAAYRERFKEAPPRYAAEAYDVTGMLLKALSGLPAKSRTRANLLAAVRAGKYEGITKTFAFQKTGMMVIDGTGGFLWRVEQGDFVYGGPAPISV, translated from the coding sequence ATGGAGGCGCTGCGTTCGTCGGATCCCGCGCGCATCGCGGGACATCGTCTGCTCGGACGGCTCGGTGCCGGCGGCATGGGCGTGGTGTACCTGGCCCGCACACCCGGCGGAGCGCTGGTGGCGCTGAAGGTGCTGCTCGCCGAATACGCCGAGGAGCCGGACTTCAGGGAGCGGTTCCGCCGGGAGGTCGAGGTCGCCCGGCGGGTCGACAGTCCCTGGGCGGTACCGCTGGTGGACGCCGACCCGGACGCCGAGGCGCCCTGGCTGACGACGGCGTTCGTCCCGGCACCATCGCTGGGCGAGGCAGTGGCCGCGTACGGGCCCCTGGCCGAGCACGGGGTACGGCTGCTCGGCGCCCGTCTGGCCGAGGCTCTGGGCGCGGTGCACGGGGTCGGTCTGGTCCACCGGGACCTCAAGCCGGGCAACGTGCTGATCGCCCACGACGGACCCCGGCTCATCGACTTCGGCATAGCCCGGGCGCCGCAGGACACGGCGCTCACGGCGACCGGTCTGGTGGTCGGCACTCCCGGCTATCTGTCGCCCGAGCAGGCCCAGGACGGCGGCGACGGCATCGGCCCGGCGAGCGACGTGTTCGCCCTCGGGTGTGTCCTGGCGTTCGCGACGACCGGCCGGGCGCCGTTCGGCAGCGGACCGGTGGACGCCCTGCTGTACCGGGCCGTGCACGATCCGGCGGACCTCGACGGGGTGCCCCCGGAGCTGCTGACGGTGCTGGAGCGCTGCCTGGAGAAGGACCCGGCCCGGCGGCCGGACGCCGGGGAGCTGGTTCGAGAACTGGCGGCCGACGGCGCTCCGCGGGACGCGGAGACGGCCGAGTGGCTGCCCGAGCCGGTGACCCGGCTGATCGCCGAGCGATCGGCCGCCGCGCTCGCGCTGCCGGACATCGAGCACACGCAGGTGCCGTCGGCCGCGTCGGCCACCTCGGCGCCGACGGATTCCGGGCACGCCGAATCCGGGCCTGCGGACTCCGTGCCGGCCGGCTCGGACCCGGCTGATGCCGACCCGGCGGCCTCCGATACGCACGGCACGTCTGCGTCGCCGGAGCCGCAGGACGCCCGGCCGGCCGGCCGACGCCGCTTCCTCCTGCTCGCCGGCGGGGCCTTGGCGCTGGCGGCGGGCGCGGGCGGAACCTGGTGGGCGGTCGCCCGGGACGGCGACTCGGGAGACGACAGCCCTGCCGCCGCCGCGTCCTCGGGGCGCCCGGTGCACACCGTCGCGCTGCACGGTGACCTCAGCGGCCCGCAGCGGGAGACGGGCCGGGCCCAGGAGCGCGGACTGCGGCTGGCCGTCGCGGAGTTCAACGCGCGCGGCGACGCGCCCTTCACGGTGAAGGTCAGGGCCGTCGACGACGGGGGCGATCCGGCGGCCTCGGCCCGGCTCGCCGCGGAACTCACGGACGACCCGGCGGTCCTCGCCGTGGTCGGCCCGACCACCGACGCCACGGCGCAGTCGGCGCTCGCGAAGTACGATGCCGGGCTGCTGCCGGTCGTCTGCGTGTCCCCCGGCGCGACCGCCCTCTCCATCCAGGGTTTCCGCTCGTTCCTGCACGCACGGCTGCCCGACGCGGTACTGCCCGTCTACGTAAGCAACTACCTGCGCGGCACGGCGCGATCGCGCAAGATCGGCATCGTCGTCGACCGCCCGGCCGGAAACTACGGGACGGATCTGAGCACTTCCCTCAGCAATGTGCTCGGCAACGCACAGCAGCCGTCCGTACCGGAGGTGGTCAGCGCGATGCGCCGCGACTTCGGCAGCGCGGTGGACGCGGTGCTCTCCGCCGGCGCCGACTCCGTGTTCTTCGCCGGCCTGCCCGACCGGGGAGCGTTGATCGCCTCGACGCTGCGCGAACGCGCCTTCCAGGGGGCTCGCATGTCCGGCCCCGCACTGCTCGACGGCCGCTTCCTGACGGAGGCTCAAGAAGCCGCCGAGGGCTGGGTGGTGGTGGCGCCGGTCATCGACGCGACCCGCAAGCCCGAGGCGAAGAAGTTCGCCGCCGCCTACCGCGAGCGCTTCAAGGAGGCGCCGCCCCGGTACGCGGCGGAGGCCTACGACGTGACCGGGATGCTGCTGAAGGCGCTGTCCGGGCTGCCCGCGAAGAGCCGCACCCGGGCGAATCTGCTCGCGGCCGTGCGGGCCGGCAAGTACGAGGGCATCACCAAGACGTTCGCCTTCCAGAAGACCGGCATGATGGTCATCGACGGCACCGGTGGCTTCCTCTGGCGGGTCGAGCAGGGCGACTTCGTGTACGGCGGCCCCGCGCCGATCAGCGTCTGA
- a CDS encoding bifunctional serine/threonine-protein kinase/ABC transporter substrate-binding protein, protein MEPLRTGDPSRIGRYRLLRRLGAGGMGVVFLARAPGGAIAAVKTVRSSYADETGFRTRFRREIEAARQVRSPWVVPLLDADADAETPWLATSYVPGPSLAETVDTFGPLSLASVRMLGVRLAEALETVHGAGLVHRDVKPGNVLLAPDGPRLIDFGIARAPEATALTSSGVIVGSPGFLSPEQARARGGEIGPPSDVFSLGCVLAFAATGVRPFGGGGAAGMLLRTVYEEPDPTAVPDSLAPLLRACLAKDPTARPTVAHLRRTLDEEVPETDSAERSDWLSAPVTRLINDRAAAVLTLGTIEPTQVSASASTVPTVSPEAATLTAVTAAPPPARAIGRRGFLRLGSTAGVLAAGGGGAWWWSTRPDPGTTPPAGANPRPALVVAFHGDLTGPRKETGNAQLSGARLAVEQLNAKSAHPFRLKLRTYDDGGDPERADELAVRLAKDADVLAVLGPTTDACFLSSEVTYTKATMPVVSVSVGADTRSRTIGENEFHHSHAALRVADPLLAAPCSRYLGNHVDAQKVFLMDDRAQGDFAWSLCDQTQQALRQAGRDATVTRVAAGKIDYASLATAVMSARADAVVFTGDAARAAGLASALSTARFTGTRMATERAFDPRFLTSAGAAATDWVFATSFTDPTARPTARAFTKAYRARFGTDPGWYAAEAYDAVMFLAQACVKDGSALTERGAIARRMPEITYAGITRTVKYEQGYGYNHEAMFLFRAADGAFRYLGQYQEAAVS, encoded by the coding sequence ATGGAGCCGCTGCGCACCGGCGACCCGTCCCGGATCGGCCGCTACCGTCTGCTGCGGCGGCTGGGCGCCGGCGGCATGGGCGTGGTCTTCCTGGCCCGTGCGCCGGGCGGAGCGATCGCCGCGGTGAAGACGGTCCGGTCCTCGTACGCCGACGAGACGGGCTTCCGGACCCGTTTCCGCCGCGAGATCGAAGCCGCCCGGCAGGTGCGCAGCCCGTGGGTGGTCCCGTTGCTGGACGCGGACGCCGACGCGGAGACACCGTGGCTGGCGACCTCGTACGTACCGGGACCCTCGCTCGCCGAGACGGTGGACACCTTCGGTCCTCTGTCGCTCGCCTCCGTGCGGATGCTGGGCGTGCGGCTCGCCGAGGCGCTCGAGACGGTGCACGGGGCCGGTCTCGTGCACCGCGACGTGAAGCCGGGGAACGTCCTGCTGGCCCCGGACGGGCCACGGCTCATCGACTTCGGTATCGCCCGCGCGCCGGAGGCCACGGCGCTCACCTCCAGCGGCGTGATCGTCGGCTCGCCCGGCTTCCTGTCCCCGGAGCAGGCGCGGGCCCGGGGCGGCGAGATCGGCCCGCCGAGTGACGTGTTCTCGCTGGGGTGCGTGCTCGCGTTCGCCGCGACCGGCGTCCGGCCGTTCGGCGGCGGCGGGGCGGCCGGCATGCTGCTGCGCACGGTCTACGAGGAACCGGATCCGACGGCGGTCCCGGACAGCCTGGCGCCTCTCCTGCGAGCCTGTCTGGCCAAGGATCCGACCGCCCGTCCCACCGTCGCCCACCTGCGCCGGACACTCGACGAAGAGGTGCCGGAAACCGACTCCGCCGAGCGGTCGGACTGGCTGTCCGCGCCGGTCACCCGGCTGATCAACGACCGGGCCGCCGCCGTGCTCACCCTGGGCACGATCGAGCCGACCCAGGTGTCCGCGTCCGCGAGCACAGTGCCGACGGTGTCGCCCGAGGCCGCGACGCTGACGGCCGTCACCGCTGCCCCGCCCCCCGCCCGCGCCATCGGCCGCCGCGGCTTCCTGCGCCTGGGCTCGACGGCCGGGGTCCTGGCGGCAGGCGGTGGCGGTGCCTGGTGGTGGAGCACCCGCCCGGATCCGGGGACGACGCCTCCGGCCGGAGCGAACCCGCGCCCCGCACTGGTCGTGGCGTTCCACGGCGATCTGACCGGGCCCCGGAAGGAGACCGGGAACGCCCAGCTGAGCGGCGCTCGACTGGCCGTCGAGCAGCTCAACGCCAAGAGCGCGCACCCGTTCCGGCTGAAGCTGCGGACGTACGACGACGGCGGTGACCCGGAACGGGCCGACGAACTGGCCGTCCGGCTGGCGAAGGACGCGGACGTGCTCGCCGTGCTGGGACCCACCACCGATGCCTGCTTCCTCTCGAGCGAGGTCACCTACACCAAGGCGACGATGCCCGTCGTGTCCGTGTCGGTGGGCGCCGACACCCGGAGCAGGACGATCGGAGAGAACGAGTTCCACCACTCCCATGCGGCGCTGCGCGTCGCTGACCCACTCCTCGCCGCCCCTTGTAGCCGCTACCTCGGCAACCACGTCGACGCGCAGAAGGTGTTCCTCATGGACGACCGGGCCCAGGGCGACTTCGCCTGGTCCCTGTGCGACCAGACCCAGCAGGCGCTGCGGCAGGCCGGCCGGGACGCCACGGTGACCCGTGTCGCCGCCGGAAAGATCGACTACGCGTCGCTCGCTACCGCAGTGATGTCCGCCCGCGCGGACGCGGTCGTCTTCACCGGCGACGCGGCCCGGGCCGCCGGACTCGCGTCGGCACTGAGCACCGCCCGGTTCACCGGCACCCGGATGGCGACGGAACGCGCCTTCGACCCACGGTTCCTCACGTCGGCCGGCGCGGCCGCGACCGACTGGGTCTTCGCCACCTCCTTCACCGACCCGACGGCCCGCCCGACCGCCCGCGCCTTCACCAAGGCCTACCGGGCCCGCTTCGGCACCGACCCCGGCTGGTACGCGGCGGAGGCCTACGACGCCGTGATGTTCCTGGCCCAGGCCTGCGTCAAGGACGGCTCGGCACTGACGGAGCGGGGCGCGATCGCCCGCCGGATGCCCGAGATCACGTACGCCGGCATCACCCGGACCGTCAAGTACGAGCAGGGGTACGGCTACAACCACGAAGCGATGTTCCTGTTCCGGGCCGCGGACGGCGCGTTCCGCTACCTGGGGCAGTACCAGGAGGCGGCGGTCTCCTGA
- a CDS encoding APC family permease, with translation MPESGSVGPSSTSGHAGGTPQRLRGGVLGMADIAAATMANVGPAMSFFFGFAFLATTAGVASPLTIVAAGVAVALFGNTLAEFSRAHPSAGSFTTFVGKTFGPVSAVTTALLAGLGYIIAMASVIAISGGFMQITLHHYTGVDLPWILWTLLLTGLSVVLMLRGIVVSTKWAGYFFGVEMLVLVVVSVAAIVEHRGDLSAAPFLPSHLTHGIKGLAAGFPLAVYLFIGWENSAALAEETENPRRNVGRAVFSSVAIMTVSYILFSYATVTGFGYDVQRLGDSRIPFIDVAQHTLGALAILAYVGGLTSTLGVLIAGINSQARLVFNAGREGLLPSFFGYVHPTRRTPNNAIVTFTVTALLIIAGWGLGHVLGDGGQMNPVVFFAESSSLGAILILLVYLASNIALPLYYRRYRPQEFRTVRHLVLPAVGALAVLIPLYYLAKPGQPAPYNWFPYAALATLLAAVCYATLLVRRDPGLADRVGSVVADAE, from the coding sequence ATGCCTGAGTCCGGATCCGTCGGACCGTCGTCGACGTCGGGCCACGCCGGTGGCACGCCCCAGCGGCTGCGCGGCGGCGTCCTCGGCATGGCGGACATCGCCGCCGCCACGATGGCCAACGTCGGCCCGGCCATGAGCTTCTTCTTCGGCTTCGCCTTCCTGGCCACCACCGCGGGCGTCGCGTCCCCGCTGACCATCGTGGCGGCGGGGGTGGCGGTCGCGCTGTTCGGCAACACGCTGGCCGAGTTCTCCCGGGCGCACCCCTCGGCGGGCAGCTTCACCACCTTCGTGGGCAAGACCTTCGGGCCGGTCAGCGCGGTGACCACAGCCCTGCTCGCCGGACTCGGCTACATCATCGCGATGGCCTCCGTCATCGCGATCTCGGGCGGGTTCATGCAGATCACCCTGCACCACTACACCGGCGTCGACCTGCCGTGGATCCTCTGGACGCTGCTCCTGACCGGGCTGTCGGTGGTGCTGATGCTGCGCGGGATCGTGGTGTCCACCAAGTGGGCCGGCTACTTCTTCGGCGTCGAGATGCTCGTGCTGGTCGTGGTCTCGGTCGCGGCGATCGTCGAGCACCGGGGTGACCTCTCCGCGGCCCCGTTCCTGCCCTCCCACCTCACCCACGGCATCAAAGGCCTCGCGGCGGGCTTCCCGCTGGCGGTGTACCTGTTCATCGGTTGGGAGAACTCGGCGGCCCTGGCCGAGGAGACGGAGAACCCGCGGCGCAACGTCGGCCGCGCCGTGTTCTCCTCCGTGGCGATCATGACGGTGAGCTACATCCTCTTCTCCTACGCCACGGTGACCGGCTTCGGCTACGACGTGCAGCGGCTCGGCGACTCCCGGATCCCCTTCATCGACGTCGCCCAGCACACCCTGGGGGCGCTGGCGATCCTCGCCTACGTCGGCGGCCTGACCTCCACCCTCGGCGTGCTGATCGCCGGCATCAACTCCCAGGCGAGGCTGGTGTTCAACGCCGGACGCGAGGGGCTGCTCCCGTCCTTCTTCGGCTACGTCCATCCCACACGCCGTACGCCGAACAACGCGATCGTCACCTTCACCGTCACCGCGCTGCTGATCATCGCGGGCTGGGGTCTGGGGCATGTGCTCGGGGACGGCGGTCAGATGAACCCGGTGGTCTTCTTCGCGGAGTCCTCGAGCCTGGGCGCGATTCTGATCCTGCTGGTCTACCTCGCGTCCAACATCGCGCTGCCGCTGTACTACCGCAGATACCGTCCGCAGGAGTTCCGGACCGTACGGCATCTGGTGCTGCCCGCGGTCGGCGCGCTGGCCGTCCTGATCCCCCTCTACTACCTCGCCAAGCCCGGCCAGCCCGCCCCGTACAACTGGTTCCCGTACGCGGCTCTGGCCACCCTGCTCGCAGCCGTCTGCTACGCGACCCTCCTGGTCCGACGCGACCCGGGCCTGGCCGACCGGGTCGGGTCGGTCGTCGCCGACGCGGAGTGA
- a CDS encoding FadR/GntR family transcriptional regulator yields MVNAAGKFGPYSGWDTRVLAGRGPTGAELVRSRIALRVRLRSVSPGDRLPDAGVLAEELGISEITVRRALEAMCQDGLLDRRRGRAGGTFVAADWAAVVAVLHDADEAAALDAFHLLLECGLVAHSSGELPEGRLDGLRALIEELDLADDPARLLELETRFHLDLAETLGGAGIREFAADLLGKECLLRPAPEPAVVRARNRCHSDLLDELGRGAMDPAVRAVKAHRHAGPS; encoded by the coding sequence GTGGTGAATGCAGCGGGCAAGTTCGGCCCCTACAGCGGCTGGGACACGCGAGTCCTGGCCGGCCGGGGCCCCACGGGAGCGGAGCTCGTCCGGTCGAGGATCGCCCTGCGGGTGCGTCTGAGGTCCGTGTCGCCGGGTGACCGGCTGCCGGACGCGGGTGTCCTCGCCGAGGAGCTCGGGATCAGTGAGATCACCGTGCGCCGCGCGCTGGAGGCCATGTGCCAGGACGGCCTGCTCGACCGACGGCGGGGCCGGGCGGGCGGAACCTTCGTCGCGGCGGACTGGGCGGCGGTCGTCGCCGTCCTGCACGACGCCGACGAGGCGGCCGCACTGGACGCCTTCCATCTGCTGCTCGAGTGCGGGCTCGTGGCGCACTCCTCGGGCGAGCTTCCGGAGGGCCGACTCGACGGGCTGCGGGCGCTGATCGAGGAGCTGGACCTGGCCGACGACCCGGCCCGGCTGCTCGAACTGGAGACCCGCTTCCACCTCGACCTCGCGGAGACGCTCGGCGGCGCCGGGATCCGGGAGTTCGCGGCCGACCTGCTCGGCAAGGAGTGCCTGCTGCGGCCCGCGCCGGAGCCCGCGGTCGTACGGGCCCGCAACCGCTGCCATTCCGACCTGCTGGACGAACTCGGCCGTGGCGCGATGGACCCGGCGGTACGTGCGGTGAAGGCACACCGGCACGCCGGACCGAGCTGA